The following are from one region of the Endozoicomonas sp. 4G genome:
- a CDS encoding ATP-binding protein: MFSVSRLNPLSRLRASSLLRYTLLHTAIVLLLCGSALWLVKVYSLGFYQQRQDQFVLEQLNSLASLARSSSESEFVSAVRQLAEENRQVLVVFKSSNGYLGNLNYLPETVPLSPAMGSFWILGDSVLGDSRFQKVRGSRINSRWGPLVLAYNSSDFNLFVSRFTLALYTAMVVVLLVGLVTGFLFSRKVLARLRGINRVTAKVGEGQLAARAPVSHRGDEFDELSGHINHMLEQIEDSVEAIASVTSSIAHDLRTPLSRLRIKLDGYLQKGSAGVEDILEAQAELDTVLHTFNAMLELTKLEYGQGNLEFARCDLADIASKVVELAEPLAEVGEQSLMLEVQQALVVQGNHQLLFRILFNLVENAIKYSPEGSEINIRIDQDSVSVIDQGTGIPESEQEKVFQRLYRLDQSRTTPGHGLGLSLVKVVADRHNARISFENGEGFFAVKLTFQR; this comes from the coding sequence ATGTTCTCCGTGAGTCGGCTTAATCCCCTGAGTCGATTACGAGCATCTTCACTGTTACGCTACACCCTGCTGCATACCGCCATTGTCCTGCTGCTCTGTGGATCAGCCCTCTGGCTGGTGAAGGTCTACAGCCTGGGCTTCTATCAACAACGACAGGATCAGTTTGTCCTGGAACAGCTCAATTCCCTGGCTTCCCTGGCCAGAAGCAGTTCAGAAAGTGAATTCGTCAGCGCGGTTCGTCAGCTGGCTGAGGAAAACCGGCAAGTGCTGGTGGTGTTTAAAAGTTCCAATGGCTACCTGGGTAATCTGAACTATCTGCCTGAAACGGTACCTTTATCTCCAGCAATGGGCAGTTTCTGGATACTGGGGGATTCGGTTCTGGGGGACAGCCGTTTTCAGAAGGTGAGAGGCAGTCGTATCAACAGTCGCTGGGGGCCCCTGGTACTGGCCTACAACTCTTCAGACTTTAACCTGTTTGTTTCTCGTTTCACTCTGGCACTTTATACCGCTATGGTGGTGGTTTTGCTGGTAGGGCTGGTGACCGGGTTCCTGTTTTCAAGAAAGGTGCTGGCCCGGCTTCGTGGCATTAATCGGGTGACGGCAAAAGTGGGTGAAGGTCAGTTAGCTGCCAGAGCGCCGGTCTCTCACCGGGGCGATGAGTTTGATGAACTGTCAGGTCATATCAATCACATGCTTGAGCAGATTGAAGATTCAGTAGAAGCCATTGCATCGGTGACCAGCAGTATTGCTCACGATCTCAGGACACCTCTGTCCCGGCTCAGGATCAAACTGGATGGCTACCTGCAAAAGGGCAGTGCGGGTGTTGAGGATATTCTCGAGGCCCAGGCCGAGCTTGATACCGTTCTGCATACCTTTAATGCGATGCTTGAACTCACAAAGCTGGAATACGGGCAGGGCAATCTTGAATTTGCCCGTTGCGATCTGGCAGACATAGCTTCGAAGGTCGTTGAACTGGCAGAGCCTCTGGCAGAAGTCGGTGAGCAGTCTTTAATGCTTGAAGTGCAACAGGCTCTGGTTGTTCAGGGGAATCACCAGTTGCTGTTCAGAATCCTCTTCAATCTGGTGGAAAATGCCATCAAGTACTCCCCTGAAGGCAGTGAGATTAACATTCGTATTGATCAGGATTCGGTGTCGGTGATTGATCAGGGCACAGGGATTCCGGAGTCAGAGCAGGAAAAGGTATTCCAGAGGTTATACCGACTTGACCAGAGTCGTACAACACCGGGCCATGGCTTGGGATTGTCACTGGTTAAAGTCGTTGCTGATCGGCACAACGCCAGAATCAGTTTTGAGAACGGAG
- a CDS encoding response regulator transcription factor: MKLLVVEDDQTTREYIAKGFTEHGWTVDVADNGRDGLFLASGENYDIIVLDRMLPQMEGLKVLAALRASENKTPVIILSALDGVDERIKGLKQGGDDYLCKPFSFGELLVRAEILTRRGRVETTESTLTISDLEMDLLSRRVVKNQIEVTLQPREFQLLRFLLEHKDQVISRTMLFESVWDYHFDPGSNIIDVHVAKLRKKLDAAGGASLIQTVRGAGYVLRESA, encoded by the coding sequence ATGAAGTTATTAGTCGTTGAGGATGACCAGACAACCCGTGAATACATTGCCAAAGGATTCACGGAGCACGGCTGGACGGTAGATGTGGCTGATAATGGCCGGGATGGTCTGTTTCTGGCATCGGGTGAAAACTACGACATTATTGTTCTGGACCGGATGCTGCCCCAGATGGAAGGGCTCAAGGTGCTGGCGGCACTTCGGGCCTCTGAAAACAAGACGCCGGTTATTATTCTCAGTGCCCTCGATGGTGTTGATGAACGCATCAAAGGCTTGAAGCAGGGTGGGGATGATTACCTTTGCAAACCTTTCTCTTTTGGCGAGCTTCTGGTGCGGGCCGAGATTCTGACGCGCAGAGGACGTGTTGAAACCACTGAAAGTACCCTGACTATCTCTGATCTGGAAATGGATCTATTGTCCAGGCGAGTGGTTAAAAACCAGATAGAAGTGACACTTCAACCAAGAGAGTTCCAGCTTCTGCGTTTTCTTCTGGAGCATAAAGACCAGGTGATTTCCAGAACCATGCTGTTTGAATCTGTCTGGGACTATCACTTTGATCCGGGCAGCAACATTATTGATGTGCATGTGGCAAAATTGAGGAAAAAACTGGATGCTGCCGGAGGTGCTTCCCTGATTCAGACTGTTCGGGGGGCCGGTTATGTTCTCCGTGAGTCGGCTTAA
- a CDS encoding PepSY domain-containing protein has product MRLLKEVILGLFLVSTAALAGQDDVVMQLAIENAKIKPEQAVVKIADHYPGYLSSFGIDDEDGKMVYEFGIIDPKDSVELEVIMDADSGKIWLDEKDALSSKTLKSKKYQLLMNSGMTLEKAVQEAKKVVPGQLLEAELVQEKGIVFFEIELLTDRGDRKVIVDLQSGKPIPVTRR; this is encoded by the coding sequence ATGAGGCTGTTAAAAGAGGTCATACTTGGACTGTTTCTGGTGTCAACCGCCGCTCTGGCCGGTCAGGACGATGTCGTCATGCAGTTGGCCATTGAGAATGCCAAAATCAAGCCGGAACAGGCCGTTGTCAAAATTGCTGATCATTATCCCGGCTATCTCAGCAGCTTCGGAATCGATGATGAAGACGGTAAAATGGTTTATGAGTTTGGCATTATTGATCCCAAAGACAGTGTTGAGCTGGAAGTGATTATGGATGCTGACTCCGGGAAGATCTGGCTTGACGAAAAAGACGCACTGTCCAGCAAGACGCTCAAGAGTAAAAAGTATCAACTGCTGATGAATAGTGGCATGACGTTGGAGAAGGCTGTTCAAGAAGCGAAAAAAGTCGTTCCGGGGCAACTGTTGGAAGCAGAGCTGGTACAGGAGAAGGGCATTGTCTTCTTCGAAATTGAGTTGTTGACGGATAGGGGTGATCGCAAGGTGATCGTTGATCTGCAGTCAGGCAAGCCGATTCCGGTGACCCGAAGATAA
- the brnQ gene encoding branched-chain amino acid transport system II carrier protein produces the protein MKQRLSFQNIIGMGFMAFAMFLGAGNLIFPPLVGQLAGTHVWLAAAGFLITGVGLPLLALVMISRVGGGFNEITRELPRSMIILMGCCIYTIIVPIYGVPRTGLVAYEIGVVPFLEEPDAISRLAYSIIFFGISWYFSLYPGKLLESVGKIITPALILLLIILSISPVISSPGEAGEPMGRYVEHAFFTGFVEGYMTMDALAALLFGIVIITNLKSHGISSTNALIKYSIITGCIAAAGLAFVYLSLFNLGTGTRELIPHPENGGQILSTYVDSVFGVYGNVLLAAVVTLACLTTAIGLITACSEYFCELSDKLNYKAMVATNSLISMVLANLGLNHMIELFIPVLLVLYPITIALVFLGLARHLMPDPKLVYKSTLLVTFLLSLVDANKGWDNPLAKQLLTYFQSLPGYEFNLSWVVPFLVTMLATCLIGKCTKPS, from the coding sequence ATGAAGCAACGATTAAGCTTTCAAAATATCATTGGTATGGGATTTATGGCCTTCGCCATGTTTCTTGGTGCAGGCAATCTCATATTTCCTCCATTAGTGGGTCAACTGGCTGGCACCCATGTCTGGCTGGCCGCTGCAGGCTTCCTGATTACAGGAGTCGGCCTCCCTCTCTTAGCCCTGGTGATGATTTCAAGGGTTGGCGGAGGCTTTAATGAGATTACCCGGGAACTGCCTCGCAGCATGATTATCCTGATGGGCTGCTGCATATACACCATCATCGTCCCTATTTATGGTGTGCCAAGAACCGGTCTCGTTGCTTATGAAATCGGGGTCGTTCCGTTTCTGGAAGAACCCGATGCCATTTCCAGACTGGCATACAGTATCATTTTCTTTGGGATTTCCTGGTACTTCAGCCTCTATCCGGGTAAGTTGCTGGAGTCCGTTGGTAAAATCATCACACCGGCCCTTATCCTGCTGCTTATTATTCTGAGTATTTCTCCTGTTATCTCCTCCCCGGGAGAAGCCGGTGAGCCCATGGGTAGGTATGTCGAGCATGCTTTCTTTACTGGATTCGTCGAAGGCTACATGACGATGGATGCTCTGGCTGCGCTCCTGTTCGGCATTGTTATCATTACCAACCTCAAATCTCATGGTATCTCTTCGACTAATGCCCTGATCAAGTACTCGATCATAACCGGCTGTATTGCTGCTGCCGGGCTGGCATTCGTCTACCTTTCCCTCTTTAACCTGGGTACAGGTACCCGCGAGCTCATTCCGCACCCGGAAAACGGCGGTCAGATTCTTTCCACTTATGTCGACAGTGTTTTTGGCGTTTATGGCAATGTGCTGCTTGCAGCGGTAGTGACACTGGCCTGCCTGACCACCGCAATTGGTCTGATCACCGCTTGTTCAGAGTATTTCTGTGAGCTGTCTGACAAACTTAATTACAAGGCAATGGTTGCTACCAACAGCCTCATCAGCATGGTGCTTGCCAACCTTGGCCTTAACCATATGATCGAACTGTTTATACCAGTGCTGCTGGTACTCTACCCTATCACTATTGCCCTGGTTTTTCTGGGGTTGGCCAGACACCTGATGCCTGACCCCAAACTGGTCTACAAATCCACGCTGCTGGTAACCTTTTTACTCAGCCTGGTTGATGCCAACAAAGGATGGGACAATCCTCTTGCAAAACAGCTGTTGACATACTTTCAGTCACTGCCAGGGTATGAGTTTAATTTGAGCTGGGTTGTCCCGTTTCTGGTGACGATGCTGGCGACCTGCCTGATAGGTAAATGTACTAAACCATCGTAG
- a CDS encoding RimK/LysX family protein — protein sequence MTRFPALPAVILVISALTGCQVLQQPAQTTDSQKTSQAETEALKSEQKTEQVQGHTTSRSARPDTISVKQKLVQTPARIGGKLVLGFAEKGTLTEYGLEMNAKIDTGAGRSSIDARNIKNFERDGKKWVRFDIPRTSKGNVSLELPVKNTILVKTQGDEESLARYVVNMNIRVGDITQNLDVSLNDRTRFEFPLLVGRDFLKDMAIADVSKRYIATEKVLDTVTAEIPAVGNLSVKEQIDKPVDVSGLMLLGELEKVHIKGFKNAFEARIDTGAKTSSIDARDIEYFTRNGEKWVRFKVVNGKESQTFERKVHREVEIKRHGGLANQFRASVFIPITLGRISKEVEFTLTNRSGYEHPILIGERFLSNTALVDVAKQNIAETKK from the coding sequence ATGACCCGTTTTCCGGCATTACCCGCGGTTATCCTGGTGATATCCGCTTTAACTGGCTGCCAGGTACTGCAACAACCTGCCCAAACCACGGACAGTCAAAAGACCTCTCAAGCTGAAACTGAGGCCCTTAAATCAGAACAGAAAACAGAACAAGTGCAAGGTCATACCACCTCCCGGTCTGCTCGCCCGGATACCATTTCGGTCAAGCAAAAACTGGTACAGACTCCAGCCCGTATTGGCGGAAAACTGGTACTGGGTTTTGCTGAGAAAGGTACTCTCACAGAATACGGCCTTGAAATGAACGCCAAGATCGATACCGGTGCGGGACGTTCTTCTATTGATGCCAGAAACATTAAGAACTTTGAACGGGATGGTAAAAAATGGGTTCGATTTGATATTCCCAGAACCAGCAAGGGCAATGTCAGCCTGGAGCTGCCCGTCAAAAACACTATCCTGGTCAAGACCCAGGGTGACGAAGAGTCCCTGGCTCGCTATGTCGTCAATATGAACATCAGGGTCGGTGATATTACCCAAAACCTTGACGTCTCATTGAACGACAGGACCCGTTTTGAATTCCCACTGCTCGTGGGTCGGGATTTTCTCAAGGATATGGCCATCGCCGATGTTAGCAAGAGATACATCGCAACCGAGAAAGTGCTGGATACGGTGACCGCCGAAATCCCGGCGGTTGGCAACCTGAGCGTCAAAGAACAGATCGACAAACCCGTAGACGTCAGTGGCCTTATGTTGTTAGGCGAGCTTGAAAAAGTGCATATCAAAGGATTCAAGAATGCCTTCGAGGCACGTATTGATACCGGTGCCAAGACCTCTTCCATTGATGCTAGAGATATTGAATACTTCACCAGAAATGGTGAGAAGTGGGTTCGCTTCAAGGTTGTCAATGGTAAAGAAAGTCAGACTTTTGAGCGCAAGGTTCATCGTGAAGTTGAAATCAAGCGTCACGGCGGCCTGGCCAACCAGTTCCGGGCCTCTGTCTTTATCCCCATTACACTTGGCCGTATCTCCAAAGAGGTTGAATTTACGCTGACCAATCGCTCGGGTTACGAACACCCGATTCTTATTGGTGAAAGATTCCTGAGCAATACCGCTCTGGTTGATGTAGCCAAGCAAAATATTGCTGAAACAAAAAAGTGA
- a CDS encoding UUP1 family membrane protein, with translation MKGRFHLSLAVIILISAGLGLTLYKHFALGFPLTRGETTTVWSVEAEIQFEADGGPAKASLTLPDQQSGFRILNESFASPGYGINQYDEEGQRRAEWSIRKAKGMQSLFYKVSLHPDRLQVEPLAPPVEEDDDTLKARPSLPEPYQTAADALLEQVKEHSADSRSFTGTLIKAFIAKEPSQNTNMLLSMIDSRAEQTELLIEMLSMADIPARVVRGLYLEDGRRRQPIVDMLEVYTNDGWVLFDPETGVSGNPKNFFLWQRGGKSLLDVMGGEDSRVSFSMISQNEPKRDLAIKTSSADDAALVDFSIYSLPLEVQNAFKSILLIPIGTLVVLIMRILVGLRTSGTFMPVLISVAFLETQLLPGLVIFVTIVSIGLWIRSILSQLNMLLVARLAAVIIVVIGIMGAMSVLSWKMGITQALTVTFFPMIILAWTIERMSILWEEEGPKDVLIEGFGSLLVASMSYLLMSNPLVEHLTYSFPELLLTVLGLTLMLGQYTGYRLLELRRFKPLVGG, from the coding sequence ATGAAAGGACGTTTTCACCTCAGCCTGGCGGTGATCATTCTGATCTCGGCAGGTCTGGGCCTGACTTTGTACAAACACTTTGCCTTGGGGTTTCCGTTAACCCGGGGAGAGACCACCACAGTCTGGAGTGTTGAGGCTGAAATCCAGTTCGAGGCCGACGGTGGACCTGCCAAGGCATCCCTGACCCTGCCCGATCAGCAATCCGGTTTCCGTATTCTGAATGAATCCTTTGCTTCTCCCGGTTATGGCATTAACCAGTATGATGAAGAAGGACAGCGTCGTGCCGAGTGGAGCATCCGCAAGGCTAAAGGCATGCAGAGCCTGTTCTACAAGGTCAGTCTGCATCCGGACCGACTGCAGGTGGAACCTCTGGCGCCTCCTGTTGAAGAAGACGATGACACTCTGAAAGCCAGACCGTCCCTGCCGGAGCCCTACCAGACCGCGGCAGATGCATTGCTGGAACAAGTCAAAGAACACTCTGCCGATAGCCGAAGTTTTACCGGCACCCTGATCAAGGCATTTATTGCCAAAGAGCCCAGCCAGAACACCAACATGCTGTTGAGCATGATTGATAGCCGTGCCGAGCAGACCGAGCTGCTGATCGAAATGCTGTCCATGGCCGATATTCCGGCGCGGGTTGTTCGGGGGCTTTACCTTGAAGACGGCAGACGTCGTCAGCCCATCGTAGACATGCTGGAAGTCTACACCAACGACGGCTGGGTGCTCTTTGATCCCGAAACCGGTGTTTCCGGCAACCCGAAAAACTTCTTCCTCTGGCAGCGCGGCGGTAAATCCCTGCTGGATGTCATGGGTGGCGAAGATTCCCGGGTCTCTTTCTCAATGATTTCCCAGAACGAGCCCAAACGGGACCTGGCCATTAAAACGTCCAGTGCTGACGACGCCGCCCTGGTGGATTTTTCTATCTACTCCCTGCCCCTGGAAGTTCAGAACGCTTTCAAGAGCATTCTGCTGATTCCCATTGGCACCCTGGTGGTACTGATCATGCGCATCCTGGTCGGCCTGAGAACCTCGGGAACCTTTATGCCCGTCCTGATCTCGGTAGCCTTCCTGGAAACCCAGTTACTGCCCGGTCTGGTTATCTTTGTCACCATTGTTTCCATCGGCCTGTGGATCCGTTCGATATTGAGTCAGCTTAATATGCTCCTTGTCGCCCGGTTGGCGGCGGTCATCATCGTCGTCATAGGCATAATGGGAGCCATGAGTGTACTCAGCTGGAAGATGGGAATTACCCAGGCCCTCACCGTGACCTTCTTCCCGATGATTATCCTGGCATGGACCATTGAGAGAATGTCCATCCTCTGGGAAGAAGAAGGCCCCAAAGATGTTCTGATCGAGGGCTTTGGCAGTCTGCTGGTGGCCAGTATGAGTTACCTGCTGATGTCCAACCCTCTGGTTGAACATTTGACTTATAGCTTCCCGGAGCTGTTGTTGACCGTGCTCGGCCTGACCCTGATGCTGGGCCAATACACCGGTTATCGCCTGTTGGAACTTCGTCGCTTCAAACCTCTGGTGGGAGGTTAA
- a CDS encoding alpha-L-glutamate ligase-like protein: protein MEFIKRFFRGFASPSSLHEAGILSMNMRNLDYVIKYNPRKLLPQVDDKLATKRMAEKAGVDVPKLLGVVEYQYDIKNLGTLLEQHNSFVIKPAQGSGGKGILVIVGRDGERYLKASGDTLEFEDINRHVSNILGGLYSLGGKSDVAMIESLIVADPVFNDYSFEGVPDIRMIVFRGFPVMGMLRLATRASDGKANLHQGAVGVGLDIASGKSLRAVQFDLPIEKHPDTGHSFEKLEVPHWDKLLKLTAACYDMTGLGYLGVDIVLDEKDGPLILELNGRPGLAIQIANDRGIQPRLELIESLPDWNMPIAEKVAFAKERFAV, encoded by the coding sequence ATGGAGTTCATCAAACGGTTTTTCCGCGGTTTTGCCAGCCCTTCCAGCCTCCATGAGGCTGGGATTCTGAGCATGAACATGCGCAACCTGGATTATGTAATTAAATATAATCCCCGCAAACTGCTGCCCCAGGTGGACGACAAACTCGCCACTAAAAGGATGGCAGAAAAAGCCGGTGTCGATGTCCCCAAACTGTTGGGGGTTGTTGAATACCAGTACGACATCAAAAACCTGGGCACTCTGCTTGAACAACACAACAGTTTTGTGATCAAGCCTGCCCAGGGCAGCGGCGGCAAAGGTATCCTGGTCATCGTTGGCCGCGATGGTGAACGGTATCTAAAAGCCAGTGGCGACACTCTGGAGTTTGAAGATATCAACCGACATGTGTCCAATATTCTCGGCGGCCTTTACAGTCTTGGCGGCAAAAGTGATGTCGCCATGATCGAGAGCCTGATTGTGGCAGACCCGGTCTTCAATGATTACAGTTTTGAAGGCGTACCGGACATTCGTATGATTGTTTTCCGGGGTTTTCCTGTTATGGGTATGCTGCGTCTGGCCACCCGGGCTTCTGATGGCAAGGCCAACCTTCACCAGGGTGCTGTCGGAGTCGGTCTGGACATTGCCTCCGGTAAAAGCCTGCGGGCTGTTCAGTTTGACCTGCCCATTGAAAAGCACCCTGACACAGGCCACAGCTTTGAAAAACTGGAAGTGCCTCACTGGGACAAACTGCTCAAGCTGACTGCCGCCTGTTATGACATGACAGGACTGGGCTATCTGGGTGTAGACATTGTTCTGGATGAGAAGGATGGCCCACTGATCCTTGAACTCAATGGCCGTCCCGGCCTGGCTATCCAGATCGCCAATGACCGTGGCATCCAGCCGCGCCTGGAGCTGATTGAGTCTCTGCCCGACTGGAATATGCCCATTGCTGAAAAAGTCGCTTTCGCAAAAGAGCGCTTTGCGGTGTGA
- a CDS encoding GGDEF domain-containing protein, giving the protein MQPRTAIFARAIFARAIFVRAFFVRALLVILLTFFVSRAEPAFIVLQSVLIFSLYRVHRRHKNHQKLSINLVTVVNDKRRVFNSALRQHLQAPGNALMDERAIREGILNTLDAVMPATPAIILVKNNDRWDVSSHYPKADRILTNSIDTIEKELINIISSEQEHHVRLADRNGDKYWIFLLHTEKNHHTLLVVSPGKKYQQSLQWQQITDISTHARTLFQANQQTRFWKLQASLDSLTGLLNRRAFINEASEVLHRPNPKQPQSCLIFMDIDDFKQINDRFGHPAGDKVLSDLARRMQKELRQQDLIARYGGEEFVVLLPHTDAVKGVLVAERLRKSALLYNEGPVPLSISLGIAATGPQTDTVDKLLKEADDALYQAKHSGKNRVCRAPSCADLRLGA; this is encoded by the coding sequence TTGCAGCCAAGAACAGCTATCTTCGCCAGAGCAATCTTCGCCAGAGCAATCTTCGTCAGAGCATTCTTCGTCAGGGCATTGCTTGTGATTCTGCTGACCTTTTTTGTCAGTCGGGCAGAACCGGCATTTATTGTTCTGCAATCCGTATTAATTTTCAGTCTTTACCGGGTTCACCGCAGACATAAGAATCATCAGAAGCTCTCTATCAACCTGGTCACTGTCGTCAATGATAAACGACGAGTTTTTAATTCTGCCCTGCGTCAACATCTGCAGGCACCCGGCAACGCCCTGATGGATGAAAGGGCCATTAGGGAGGGGATTCTAAACACTCTGGATGCCGTAATGCCCGCTACGCCTGCCATAATATTGGTCAAAAACAACGATCGCTGGGATGTCAGCAGCCATTACCCCAAGGCCGACCGGATACTCACAAACAGCATTGACACTATTGAAAAGGAACTGATCAACATCATTAGCTCAGAGCAAGAACATCATGTCCGGCTTGCCGATCGAAACGGCGATAAATATTGGATATTTCTGCTTCATACCGAAAAAAACCACCATACTCTGCTGGTCGTTTCACCGGGGAAAAAATACCAGCAATCTTTACAATGGCAACAGATAACCGACATCAGTACCCATGCCCGAACCCTGTTTCAGGCCAATCAACAGACTCGCTTCTGGAAACTCCAGGCCAGTCTGGATTCACTGACGGGCCTGCTCAATCGCAGAGCTTTTATCAATGAGGCCTCAGAAGTTCTTCACCGTCCCAATCCCAAACAGCCTCAGTCCTGCCTGATTTTCATGGATATTGATGACTTCAAACAGATTAATGATCGTTTTGGTCACCCGGCGGGTGACAAGGTACTCTCTGACCTGGCCAGACGAATGCAAAAAGAGCTGCGCCAACAGGACCTGATTGCCCGCTATGGCGGAGAGGAATTTGTGGTACTTCTGCCCCACACAGATGCTGTTAAGGGCGTACTGGTCGCTGAGCGATTAAGGAAATCGGCATTACTTTACAACGAAGGCCCTGTTCCTCTGAGCATCAGCCTGGGGATTGCTGCCACGGGACCACAGACGGACACTGTCGACAAACTGCTGAAAGAAGCAGACGATGCTTTATACCAGGCCAAGCACTCGGGTAAGAACAGAGTCTGTCGGGCACCGTCCTGTGCGGACCTGCGTCTGGGAGCTTGA
- a CDS encoding cytochrome ubiquinol oxidase subunit I produces MIPDEIIDLSRFQFAMTALYHFLFVPLTLGMTFMLAIMESVYVMTGKQIYRDMTRFWGKLFGINFALGVATGLTMEFQFGTNWSYYSHYVGDIFGAPLAIEALMAFFLESTFVGMFFFGWDRLSKVQHLACTWLMAIGTNLSAMWILIANAWMQNPVGAEFNFETMRMEMTSFADLILNPVAQVKFIHTVSAGYTTGAIFVLSISAWYILKGRDIGFARRSFAVAAGFGLASILSTLLLGDESGYELGDVQQVKLAAIEAEWNTEPAPAAFTVFGLPNQEEQKTEYAIKIPYLMGIIATRSLDTEVLGIKDLINDKVERIHRGIKAYELLEKLKNGQDTPENRRQFEKVVDDLGYGLLLSRYTKDIPNATPEMIHQAAEDSIPTVWPLFFSFRIMVGLGVLMLLLLVVAFYKTARRTEYKSPRFLKLCFYSLPLPFIAGEMGWFVAEFGRQPWTISGILPTYLSASTRTETDLWLSIIGFAALYTVCIIIEIYLMVKYARKGPSSLHTGRYYFERNRTDDMAQA; encoded by the coding sequence ATGATTCCAGATGAAATCATTGACCTGTCGCGATTCCAGTTCGCGATGACGGCACTCTACCATTTCCTCTTTGTCCCATTAACCCTGGGCATGACCTTCATGCTGGCGATCATGGAGTCGGTTTATGTCATGACCGGCAAACAGATCTACCGGGATATGACCAGATTCTGGGGTAAATTGTTTGGTATTAACTTTGCCCTCGGTGTCGCCACCGGCCTCACCATGGAGTTCCAGTTCGGAACAAACTGGTCCTATTACTCTCATTATGTTGGTGATATTTTTGGTGCTCCCCTGGCCATTGAGGCCCTGATGGCCTTTTTCCTTGAGTCGACTTTTGTCGGTATGTTCTTCTTTGGCTGGGATCGACTCAGTAAGGTCCAGCATCTGGCCTGTACCTGGTTAATGGCTATAGGTACCAACCTGTCGGCCATGTGGATCCTGATTGCCAACGCCTGGATGCAAAATCCGGTTGGCGCAGAGTTTAATTTTGAAACCATGCGTATGGAGATGACCAGCTTTGCTGACTTGATCCTGAACCCTGTGGCTCAGGTGAAATTCATTCACACGGTTTCTGCCGGTTATACAACAGGCGCCATCTTTGTACTGTCTATCAGTGCCTGGTACATATTGAAAGGCCGCGACATCGGTTTTGCCCGTCGCTCCTTTGCGGTGGCCGCAGGCTTTGGTCTGGCATCCATCCTGTCTACCCTGCTGCTGGGTGATGAGTCCGGTTATGAGTTGGGTGACGTACAACAAGTCAAGCTGGCAGCCATCGAAGCCGAGTGGAATACTGAACCAGCGCCAGCTGCTTTTACGGTTTTTGGTTTACCCAACCAGGAAGAGCAAAAAACGGAGTATGCGATCAAAATCCCCTATCTCATGGGCATTATCGCTACCCGCTCACTGGACACTGAAGTACTGGGTATCAAAGACCTGATCAACGACAAGGTGGAGAGAATCCACCGTGGTATCAAAGCCTACGAACTGCTTGAAAAGCTGAAAAACGGTCAGGATACCCCTGAAAACCGCCGCCAGTTTGAAAAAGTCGTAGACGACCTGGGCTACGGTCTGCTGCTGAGCCGCTATACCAAGGACATTCCAAACGCGACGCCTGAAATGATTCACCAGGCAGCAGAAGATTCTATTCCGACCGTATGGCCGCTATTCTTCTCCTTCAGAATCATGGTGGGTCTTGGCGTCCTGATGCTGTTGCTGCTGGTAGTCGCCTTCTACAAAACAGCCCGAAGGACTGAGTACAAGAGCCCCAGGTTCCTCAAACTCTGTTTCTACTCCCTGCCACTGCCTTTTATTGCCGGTGAAATGGGCTGGTTCGTTGCGGAGTTTGGTCGTCAGCCCTGGACCATCTCAGGTATTCTGCCGACTTACCTGTCGGCTTCTACCCGCACAGAAACCGACCTCTGGCTCAGCATTATCGGCTTTGCTGCGCTCTACACTGTTTGCATTATTATCGAAATTTACCTGATGGTTAAATACGCTCGCAAAGGTCCCAGCAGTCTGCATACTGGCCGCTATTACTTTGAACGCAATCGCACCGACGATATGGCCCAGGCATAA